The genomic DNA CAGTACACTGACGAGGCTGAGCATCATGTCTGGTCCTCAAATGAGTCATGCTACTGAGGTAAATGTGTTATTGATCAACACTGCTGTGGGTAGTAACAATTATAGCGACCGGCTCATAAGTAATTATATTGCAACAATACATAATATTTATTGTGATGAGTTACTGAGAGGAAAAACTATTGATGCTTTTGAAAAATTATTAAAGATAACTTGTTAGATTAGataattagatagatagatagatagctagatagtaactttattgatcccgagggaaattccagtttccagcatcacagttccatagtgcagtaaaaagttagtagtacaaagtacaaagtacaaaaaaatataccagatataaaaatacaaggagatgaagaaaactgttaaaactgaatatagtgcagggtaacagctgtgatacacgactattacaaaagtgaatatagtgcagaatagactgttaaaaatgagtatagtgcagagtaactccagtagcttagtctatgaaagtgcactgtgtgcattattatcatatccAGTCAGATCACAAAGTGTTTGAGTAATCTAATGAATTAGGTTAGAAGCCTATAAAGTAACAGCTGGAATAAGGCTTTCAATCTGTACTGGAAGACATTTTTTAAGTAAATTTCAAGACCTGTCGATGGGTGACTAGCTATGTCCTCAagggcaaggcaaggcagctttatttgtagagcacatttcagcaacagggcaattcaaagtgctttacataaacattcaagaacattgcgacaaagtgcaaaagaacattaagacataattaaaacagctacaaaaacattaaagattagaaaataaaagctaggatagaagctaaaatagaatataacacacaagagtaaaagctctagtgcagtatataagatcattatctggtttaataaaaggcagcagcagcaaacaggaaagttttaagctttgatttaaagaagtcagagttggagttggtcctgcaggtttctgggagcttgttgcagatatttggtgcataaaaactgaactcttcttctgcatgtttagttgtggctctggggacactaagcagacctgatccagatgacctgagaggtctggatggttcataacatagcagaagatcagaaatgtattttggccctaaaccatttagtgctttgtaaaccagcaggagtatttttaaaccaattctctgagagacagggagccagtgtagagacctcagaactggactgatatgatccacttctTCTTAATCTTAGTGAGGAGACATTTAGATTCAGACATTTCAAATGTTATCAGTGTGTGTGGCACAACAACAGAGCATCTGTCAACACGACTGGCCTACTTTGTACTGGATGATTTAACAGCTAGGCATCTAGCTAGCTGGTATCGGTGTGAAACCGTGTTTTTACCAACCTGTGGTAAGGTGATGTGCTGCTCCAGTGTCCGGTAGTCGTTCTCCCACACGGCGGAGTGCAGAGGGAACTTCTCTCGGATGTCTTCGCTAACATTAGCCGTGGACATCTtctctcttcacggagccgctCAGTGCAACGTTAGCCTGCTCCTAGTAGCCATGGAAACACTGCGACAGCTACACGGTACTTACACCACGATACATATGATCCATGGCTTTAATAATCCACAAGAACAACGTCGAGATGTCTAACTTTCCAACAAGCCTTTCCTCTATAATAAAACTTTTGAACAAGGAAGTGCCAGCAGCATTACCCAATACTGACAGGGGCGCCCTATATAGAGATACACTCACTATCTAATTAATACAATCTCGTTAAGACCGGCTACCTTACCCTTTAAAACGGAGCTTAATGTATGTGTAATAACAAGTATTTCTTTGGTAAATACTCGACAGAAATGATGTGTAAATAAAAACCACCGCCTTTAGGGGAAAACAAGGAATAGTCAGTTCCAGTAGGACGGAACCATTCAACATGTCCCGCATGGGGGTTCCCAAACATCCAACTAAAAGTATAATTCCCATATTAACGTGATTCCGTGACACGCTTTTATGCGTTCAATAtgttatataatgtaattttaaCGCCATTTTGTCCTGCAGACATTAACAAAACAAACGTTGTAAGTCCAGAGGACAATAAATTCACTGTTATACCTATAAGTTTTCAAATGAGATCGTCGCTTTTACGTTTCGGGGGGGTACGTGagactagtgatgggaattacggctctttttagtgagccacaTCATTTGGcacagctcaccaagaagagccggctctttcggctcttcgttttaccacttctgccttttataattcagccaaatttagcgctgttttgacctatgattagcatgtgtgcacatatatcacttcaattattcaatataattatactaaaccttatcaTTTCCAGAAtaacataattttacatgctgcttcgttacCGACtttcactcatcttgtctgctattcgcgcaccaatctcctctctctctttctctcctcttctccctcctgctctgtacctgtagaccacgcggagaagatcgtcctatcattttgccttgaattaagtaaaggaaaaaaaaacggctctcggacgggtGCCGGTttttatcgttcacttaaaagagccggctctttgaaccggctcgttcgcgaccaacacatcactacttGAGTGGTACCACGGTGTAAATGTACATAACGACGTCTTAAGGCTGACTTCAGTTGTTTAATACTGTTTATGTATTGTTTTCTcgttatttaagtaaaagtacagtaaTGATATTGATGTGCGGGTGGTATTTTAACAGATAAACCGTAAATCCAGGTGGCGTCCATCACATCATGAGTTGTAAAAAGTACTCATTTTGTACCGTGTCAGAAAGGTGCATAGATCAAACGCACTTACTGTCACACTGTTTGAGTGTATTTTGCCCACAGGTAGTTGTATCGGGTTGTGTTCCGCCCAACAATCCCAACACaatgtattgtgttatatttaAGTTATATTCTTAACTGTAGCTGTAAAACGATGGTAATTTTTTCATCCAAgcgaaagagagaaaaagaggtgtTATTTCTGGGGGAGCTGGGGAGAAGTTTATTTCCTGAGAGGTATAACTTTGGGGCACAGTTGTCCACAGACGTTAGGTCACAGTGGCAGCAGCTGCCACAGGGATCGCTCTAGCTCTATGCTGTAGTGATGGGAAtcccggctctttttagtgagccagatcatttggctcagctcaccaagaagagccggctctttcggctcccaaacagctcttcgttttaccacttctgcctttttataattcagccaaatttagcgctgttttgacctatcaTTAGTATGTGTGGACATATATCACTTCAATTATTctatataattatactaaaccttataatttccagaataccataactttacatgctgcttcatttccgactgtcactcatcttgtctgctattcgcgcaccgcactcctctctctctttctctcctcctcttcctcctgcactgtaactgtagaccgtcagcgcgccgcgcaccaccgcccctccctgcttgatcgTATGATcctgtctgtcatcacctgattggtcgtacggacgtcattaacacaacattccgtcacagtcagtgcatggagtgcccgtggcgtggagaagatcgtcctatcattctgccttgaattaattaaagggactgtttgtaagattcagaaatgcttgttaacagcgacacctgtggccgttaagtaaacgaaagtcagtgtcgggctcgcgcttgtgctcgctctacatagacatgaacgagcatcgctcaaaacagtgaggcgacacacgtcagctaaaaccacaatatcactctatatttcacctgcttggcagtaatgttaactgaccagacgaaggtctctccatgatcactgctgatcctagtgttggcttttccttcctcagcctcccgacacggccggagggaacaggggagacaccggagttttggtcggagacgataacgtttctcgctgcggagccccgtcacttcacaagacacggaaaacctctgttggtctggaggagctgcagcagttatttctgcacaaacgtccactctatattcactagatattctcagagctaaattaactcttctgcagtgtgtagtgtgcgcgcatgcaagTGTAGAGGTgaagcgagacagcgagaatggcgcggtgtgtgagtgaaggcaagcaggcagaggagcagagactccggccataCGCGAGCGTGTAtacgttcacttaaaagagtcgGCTcaatgaaccggctcgttcgctaCCGACACATCTCTGTCTATACTGTCTACCACCAGAGACTGAAGAGTAAACTACCAGACACGATCACAGCAGGCTAGTCAGCTAATCAGGTGCTAAGTCAGCTAACTTAGCAGACACCAGCAGTGTGCCTTCTTACTCTCTTGTCGGGTAACGTTATAATGGTTGCAACGCTAACGCTAGCCAAAAAGAAAAGGCGAGTAAGTTGGGTTGGGTTGTTTTTAGCTGATTAGCTAGGTGTAGCTAACGCGGAAGGCACCTCCACAGAGAGTAATCAATGGTTGGCACAACGCAAAGGACATAACACTTGGCTCATTTTAAAGAGGCATTTCTTCCCTGAGTAAAGGATGTCTAAACGCCTGCGAAACACCGAGCTCTGCGCTGACTGTAATGTCCCAGGTAAGCAAACTCACACCTTAATAAAGATGTTTGGTCCATCAAGTAACCTAGCAACGTTAAAGCCTTCACACCTCAGGTTTAAATCAGATTATCAGTGCTGACCCATGCTGGTTTCTTCTTCTCTACAGTGAGTTAGataaacagtatactaacaCGTTGTTATAGTGTTGTTGACAGGTCTCTAACGTTATAGCTCTCTGGTTTGAGGATGCAATTAGACCCTGAAGCAGCTGTCGTTTTTAACTGTTTCCATCCGGTGTTACTTGCTTTAAATAATCAGACAGGCATTTCCTATATGTGTCAATGTATATATTGACCCCTGAGCCaccaaactgtacaacacctctctagtctattataataatgcactttactcacttttaacagttctcttcatctccttgtatttttatatctggtatatttttttgtactttgcactactaacttttttactgcctttttactaacatgtttttgcactatggaactgtgatgctggaaacttgaatttccctcgggatcaataaagttactatctatctatctatctatcttatctATCTAGAGCTTCAGCAccaatatatagtatatatttgtGGTGTATTACCTGACAATTTACAGACTGTAATATGAATTGTGCCATTATTATTTTGTAGTGGTGATTTTATCGTTATCTAGTTGACTAATCTAACAAGTTATCTTTAATAACttttccctcgggattaataaagttactatctatctatctatctatctatctatctataattcCACAGTTGTTTTGTCACAGGTAACAAACCATATGTGTATATGGAATAATGTCTATGGCATGCAAACGTTTCCAGTAAGTTTGAAATGTAATCATCCATTATGAAATCTCATCCTGGAGCAGGAAACTCTGCTCTGTAAGCTCTCACCAGGATGCATCAGTGATTACAAGTCAGTGGTCTCCTGTCAGGCTGCTTTTGGTACACCACACAGGGGTATTGGTAGTAAAAGTGAAGCCTATCCCATGTTGACAATGTGTGACTGAATTTAAGTAATTGTGTTGATGAGGAATGACTGAATGAAAGGACTCTTAATAGTATGTCTTTTTCCTCCACTGATCCTAACTGTGAAAGGctgtcttaaaaaaaacaaattgttaaacatttacaaacaattgttacatcatcattacatcacTGCACTTATCTGTATTGATTGGCAGGCGATTTATTAGTCCAGATGAAGACAACTTAATCTTGTGTCCATTATATGTAATCCGAGTAATACCAGCATCTTGTAATAgagatttatttgttaaataaTGGTAATGGTAAATAGTATTGTAGGGATGAGAGAAAAATGGAATCAAGCTTTTACAATCAGACATTTCTGTGAAGGCCGAACAAGTAATAGTTGCATTGTTCGAGAGGTACTTTCAGGAGTCTCATTTATATAGAAGTGACGTGATGTTTTTCAGCAGGCACAGGAAGCAAAACAGGATGCTGAGTGAATAGACTGCGTGCTTTCAATGcagaagatattttttttctattgtgCCACCACAATATATTGTAAATGTGATATACTGTAAGAGTAAAATGTAAACTGTTTTTAGAAATGTACTTTTTTAGAAATGAATACCCCAATTGAGGTTACTTTcctatttcacaagaaaaatcAAGGAAATAATAAGAAGTATGTTAAATATTCAGTAATACTCCAGTTTTAGTACCTTGTCTATCATCGTGTTGTTCAGACTAGTTAAAACCCCTCAGGTCTTCACAGCAGCTGGCCTGGATTGCCCTTCCATACGGCTGTTACCAGTTGTTGGCTGTGAATATTTTTAGAGTTTCAAGATATGGTATTAAATTTAGCAGCACTTGTTGAGGAAAGAGTAAAAGAGGCATGTCAGCACCAACTCTCAGGTCTTGGTGGAGAGGAGACTCTGAACACTGGGGACCAGGTGCCAGAATTTGACCAGCACCCCGTGCAGCTGTTCCTCCTACACATCAGCTGCTGCTTAAGACACTTACTGTCTTCACTGTCCTGCCACAGTGCCAGACACCCAATCTGCTTAACAGTTTATCGGTTATCCGAGTGTCATAtgaatttacagtatttttggtCTTGAAATGTTGGCTGTTAGAGTCTCTGTGTAAACGGCAGACGGCACAACTCTGTGACATTTGTATTAGATGAAGCGTGCTAAATAGGTCGTGGTTAagtaaacatatttattttggtCACAGAGAGAGTATAGTGTATCCTGTAAGtgccctctgtctctctctatttctctaaCTATGCATTTCCTGAATATGCAGCACAGAAATTATTGATACTTTAgcatttgtctgttttttttttttttacaatattttggAAGAGGAAGCTGCTCTATTGCTCAACAATAAGACTGAGGTGCTTCAACCTACAACTGCTAGTCTTCACTTCCTTTTAACACAATGCATGGCTTCACCTAAACATGGTGTCAAAAAGGTCTTACATGACTATTATAGCCAACTGGGGTTtggcttttttcttttcttttctttcttctagttaggttgtgtttgtgtctgcatgtgAAAGCCTCCCCAAGGCATGTTGTGATAATAAAAGGTTTAACAATGGTCTAACCTGaatttgtctgtctgtcatatTTGTGTTAACTATTCTTGTTACATTAGCCTAAATAATGCTTCCAGTGGTGAAGTGTGGCACTCAAAAAATCTCATTAAAAAAGACTAGAACAAACAAGCCCATTTAATCTTAATTAAGGTGTAggctacatatatttttttaaagataaaaaaaacaaaaacttaaaatgttacttaagcagaagtaaatagtgcatttgttagGGACTGTTTTCAGGcatggattaatacacatttggtgcttgACTGAGTATTTCCGCAGGATGGTTTATGTGGGATTAACTACAATACCCAAGTTAATCTAATGATAGTACACCTAGTACAACGGTGTGGCTCACGGATGTGTGACTGtgagtttttggacaacaatggaagTCTGTTGCACAGAACAATAAGTTGTATCAGGTTTGACTACACAGACGATACTTGTTTATAAGATCTATTAAGTAtgggttttggtctttttctgGGATTTGTATGATAAGAAAAATGTAGAACATCatcagccttatcctttaagcACATGTCTGTAATAGTTTTGACACCATATGTAAGAGTTTCTCCTGGTCTAGTCAAGAGGAACGGAAAAAGGAGAAGTGGGTCGCTACCGTCTAGCATGTCAGTGATTTGAATAATGGTAATAAATGTGAAGAGAGGACTTGACTTGTGATACATTTTTTAACTCATCTTAGACTACCAATGAAGCTACAGCAAGTCAAACCTGTGAGAGCCGGGTGATACAATATTGTACCTTTAGCTACTCCTATAAATGACATCTTTATTCAGTTGTGAATTCATCAATTAGATCAGTAAGTGTTGTGATTTTCActttgtggttgtctcttaCTTCTCAGAACCTCGCTGGGCCTCGGTCAACAGGGGTGTGTTGATTTGCGATGAGTGCTGCAGTGTTCATCGAAGTCTAGGTAGACACAGCTCCCAAGTCCGCCACGTGACGCACACACCATGGCCTCCTACGCAGCTCCAGGTAATAACCCCGCACAGCAGAAAATGTATACGACTATTCACCTGTGTAAAGCTACATATCTTTATACTTTCAACTGTGAAGTTGTCTTATTTATAGTTAATGAGTGCTACAGGGCTGAATTGTCTTTCCCCAAAATGCTTTGAGATCACGTTATCCTTGCACACAGTCTGTATTACTGCAGTTTTAATTTCATCAGGCCTCGGTCTTTGCTCAAGATAAATCTGTTGACAACAGCTGTACATCAGATCCCACCAAGGTGTATTGATTTTGTCCATATATAGAAAGTGTTTGTTCAGGAAGGGACCTGTTAAAAGCCAGTCAGCATTCTGTACTTTGGGACACATTTTACAGGTTCTTTTACATTTCATCCTAGATGGTTCAGACATTATACAGCAATGGAGCAAATTCAATATGGGAGCACTCTCTGCTGGACCCTGCATCAGTGATGAGTGGAAAACGCAAGGCCAACCCTCAGGACAAGCTGCAGTGAGTCGTTGTTGTTTGAAAATGTTAACACAGATGTTAGTTCAATGAACAGAAAAATGATTGTTGAACTTCCAAGGTTAATCTATGCCACTGACTCAAATGCCTCTTTCTCTATGTTTCATCTTGTCCCAAAAGCCCAAACAAATCAGAGTTTATAAAAGCCAAATATCAAATGCTGGCATTTGTCCATCGCATGCCTTGCCGGGAGGACGACAGCTCGACAGCCAAGGATTTGAGCAAGGTGAGGAGAAGTGGCTGCTCAGTGTCATTAAGAAAAAActacaaacatgtttttgtgcaAAGCTTTATAGTTAAGCCTAATCGATTCATAGTAATagttgtttaattttttttcagcaacTTCACTCAAGTGTACGCACGGGGAATCTCGAGACTTGTTTGCGGTTGCTATCCCTGGGAGCACAAGCTAATTTTTTTCACCCGGTAAGATTCATCTGCTGAACTTAAAACCAGAATTTTCATCTTTGCATTTAACTCTCTGTTGATCTTAGATGATAATGGTTTGTCCTGTTAATCAACCCTGTCCTGTAGGAAAAAGGAAACACTCCCTTGCATGTAGCTGCAAAGGCAGGACAAATATCTCAGGCTGAACTTTTAACTGTTTATGGAGCTGATCCTGGAGCCCCTGACAGCAATGGCAAAACTCCCATTGACTATGCAAGGTTAGCTGTTTTCAATAATTCAAAATACCTTTTATAATACAATCACAAAATATGATTTcaccctttttttttaacctgggCCTTTGTAGGGAAGCTGGCCACCATGACTTGGCAGATCGATTGGTGGAGATTCAGTATGAACTAACTGATCGACTGGCGTTCTACCTGTGTGGGAGAAAGCCAGGtatgcagagagggagagatctGTTATTGAAATGACTAAAAAGATAAGGGTCAAagaatatgtgcatgtgtggttGGAGTGAAAGATAGTTTTAACTTTGCAAATAAAGCACTACAATGAGTGTCTGAGTATTTCAGCGAGTACACTTTTCTGTGATAAGGGTACCTGATTTGTGATGATAAATCTCACCCATGTGGCACTTAAAGCAGATAAAAACACCTGctcattgtattttatttactttgtgaATACCGCTTATGTACTATAATGAAATCATACttaatataaaatgtttctCATAACTATCAATGATGTTGTTGGCAGTCATCCAGCACATTCTTGTTGTTCCTTTCAGATCATAAAAACAGCCAGCACTTCATTGTTCCACAAATGGCTGACAGGTAAGAAAGCACAAGTTGTAAGTCAACATGATGCATGTCAATATTCAATGATTTGTCTGTGAATTAGCGTGCGTCGAGGTTAACTTGAATCGAGCCAACAAAGCGAGTACAGTGAGGCTGTTGTTTATGGTTGTATTTTTGCTCTGAAGCCTGTTCTGACACGCTGTTGAAATCTCTGCAGCGTCTTGAGTTAAAGGAAACCGACCCAGCGAAGTAGATGACATACTCAAACAATAATTAGAAATGTTATTCAACTTGTTATAACAACTCTCTTAAATTCCAAATGAGCAGAACAGCCACTGTAAAAACAATCATTGTGCATTTTCAATTCAAATGACacatttgatcttttttttaatgctctCTTTTGATGGATAAGGAACATGTAAGTATAACTCTGAATGAAGTGTGCATTGTGTCGACCTAACAGTTCATCAGCGTGCATTTATAAAAGTTATGTTCTGTTTTCTAGCAGTTTAGATTTATCAGAACTGGCCAAGGCAGCAAAGAAGAAACTGCAGTCTGTAAGCATTTTTTGCAGAGTCCCACTGTACTGAgccatcttttctcctcttaCTTAAGTCTAACTATTTGCCATTTGCTAATGTTCATGCAGCTCAGTAATCATTTATTCGAGGAGCTGGCCATGGATGTGTATGATGAGGTGGACAGACGAGAGACTGATGCAGGTAAAGTAGAATTATCCAGTAAAAGCTCTCTTATATCCAGAGAAGACATTTGTACTTCTGGCtagagctgcacaattaatcgagaTCACGATTTTGGCCTCCCACAATTAAGTGAACATGAAtgacgtttaaaatgtgtgCTCAAAGAAAACTgttgcatatcaaatcaagcgcttcttaaactaacagccagcctccagggggcgatcgagatgctttggcttcacttttggggagcagTCATGCCGCTGCGCACAAACTCTACATTGCCAGCCTGTGAAAAACGTTCCTAAATGTTGTGGCTTCAGTCCAGAGCAGAagagttatactgtatattacttatTTTGGAACCTTATTTTAATGTAAAGATTTGTTAATTAACAGCAATGTAGcgcaacatggaagtgaaagcaatgttctgttgatttaaaatgtgaaagtgcaataaaaatatttagtttctaaaatcaatgaataattgtgatctcaatattgatcgaAATAATCGCGATTATCTCTTAATCGgcaattgtgcagccctactactGGCATCTCCTCAACACTGATACTTGACCACTGGTGTTGCAGCTGTACACCATTGAGCTCATCCTTCTCCTACTATTTGTAGTGTGGTTGGCTACACAGAATCACAGCACTCTGGTGACGGAGACAACTGTGGTGCCTTTCCTTCCTGTGAATCCAGAGTATTCATCAACACGAAACCAGGCGAGTCAGCTTTACAGAACTCCCATGCAAATGTTGTATTGTTTCCCTCTGAACACATTTAAAGTTAGATCGCATGCCAATGAtgtgacttttctttttcttttctaggGACGACAGAAGCTGGCAAGATTTAATGCACATGAATTTGCAACTCTTGTGATTGACATATTAAGTGATGCTAAGCGCAGACAACAAGGGAATTCAATAGCCAGTCCCAAAGGTCAGCATCTTATTCGTACTTTATCCAAGATCTTACTGACACTGAAGTGTAGCACAGATATAAAATAACTATTCCACTCTGTGCCCCTTTAGACAATGTTGAGTTTATCCTGAAGAGTGTGGCTGTCAGGCATTGCAGTGACAGCCAGGACAACGACCAGCCCGACTACGATAGTGTGGCATCTGATGAGGATACAGATCACGAGCTCCCCTCGAGCAAAGGGGATAGGACCAAGGTATCATAGCATCACTTTCACAAATTCAAAGCCTGAAGGACTCTCTCTCGTTGTAGGTGCCTTTACCGTTTTGTTTTCAACCCCTCTCTCATACAGAGCCTGGACTCTGACGTCTCAGATGGCCCCATTACTGTGCATGAATACATGGAGGTGAAAACTGCGCTCTCTGCCTCCGAAGCCAAGATCCAGCACCTCATGAAAGCCAACAACAACCTGAGTGATGAGCTGAGGCTGATGCAGAAAAAGGTATCCACCGCGCTCCACCAATAAGAT from Sebastes fasciatus isolate fSebFas1 chromosome 6, fSebFas1.pri, whole genome shotgun sequence includes the following:
- the git2a gene encoding ARF GTPase-activating protein GIT2a isoform X5, coding for MSKRLRNTELCADCNVPEPRWASVNRGVLICDECCSVHRSLGRHSSQVRHVTHTPWPPTQLQMVQTLYSNGANSIWEHSLLDPASVMSGKRKANPQDKLHPNKSEFIKAKYQMLAFVHRMPCREDDSSTAKDLSKQLHSSVRTGNLETCLRLLSLGAQANFFHPEKGNTPLHVAAKAGQISQAELLTVYGADPGAPDSNGKTPIDYAREAGHHDLADRLVEIQYELTDRLAFYLCGRKPDHKNSQHFIVPQMADSSLDLSELAKAAKKKLQSLSNHLFEELAMDVYDEVDRRETDAVWLATQNHSTLVTETTVVPFLPVNPEYSSTRNQGRQKLARFNAHEFATLVIDILSDAKRRQQGNSIASPKDNVEFILKSVAVRHCSDSQDNDQPDYDSVASDEDTDHELPSSKGDRTKSLDSDVSDGPITVHEYMEVKTALSASEAKIQHLMKANNNLSDELRLMQKKLQSLQSENISLRRHVPTNIYQIPSGSDYPDPSSPSALKRRQSARASRPMSMYETGSGLKPYLPKGETPYPEEGIPTLQPFPPHASKLEKQSSMPESDYDNTFNDSEMDDSGLCRRVRLRSSGWLGDGSSIPELDDLEMESDPALPSTEDVIRKTEQITKNIQELLRAAQENKHDSFIPCSERIHVAVIEMAALFPKKPRSETVRGSLRLLTSSAYRLQHECRKALPSEACPGPDMQLVTQQVIQCAYDIAKAAKQLVTITTKENTN
- the git2a gene encoding ARF GTPase-activating protein GIT2a isoform X6, with amino-acid sequence MSKRLRNTELCADCNVPEPRWASVNRGVLICDECCSVHRSLGRHSSQVRHVTHTPWPPTQLQMVQTLYSNGANSIWEHSLLDPASVMSGKRKANPQDKLHPNKSEFIKAKYQMLAFVHRMPCREDDSSTAKDLSKQLHSSVRTGNLETCLRLLSLGAQANFFHPEKGNTPLHVAAKAGQISQAELLTVYGADPGAPDSNGKTPIDYAREAGHHDLADRLVEIQYELTDRLAFYLCGRKPDHKNSQHFIVPQMADSSLDLSELAKAAKKKLQSLSNHLFEELAMDVYDEVDRRETDAVWLATQNHSTLVTETTVVPFLPVNPEYSSTRNQGRQKLARFNAHEFATLVIDILSDAKRRQQGNSIASPKDNVEFILKSVAVRHCSDSQDNDQPDYDSVASDEDTDHELPSSKGDRTKSLDSDVSDGPITVHEYMEVKTALSASEAKIQHLMKANNNLSDELRLMQKKTERGAFVTTSSSLPSFPSTLSWSKDESSQKASKLEKQSSMPESDYDNTFNDSEMDDSGLCRRVRLRSSGWLGDGSSIPELDDLEMESDPALPSTEDVIRKTEQITKNIQELLRAAQENKHDRPCEREGVRRLRHSLGCFSTLVPWAEKAPPPLQPLSLRSPDPTSCFIPCSERIHVAVIEMAALFPKKPRSETVRGSLRLLTSSAYRLQHECRKALPSEACPGPDMQLVTQQVIQCAYDIAKAAKQLVTITTKENTN
- the git2a gene encoding ARF GTPase-activating protein GIT2a isoform X7: MSKRLRNTELCADCNVPEPRWASVNRGVLICDECCSVHRSLGRHSSQVRHVTHTPWPPTQLQMVQTLYSNGANSIWEHSLLDPASVMSGKRKANPQDKLHPNKSEFIKAKYQMLAFVHRMPCREDDSSTAKDLSKQLHSSVRTGNLETCLRLLSLGAQANFFHPEKGNTPLHVAAKAGQISQAELLTVYGADPGAPDSNGKTPIDYAREAGHHDLADRLVEIQYELTDRLAFYLCGRKPDHKNSQHFIVPQMADSSLDLSELAKAAKKKLQSLSNHLFEELAMDVYDEVDRRETDAVWLATQNHSTLVTETTVVPFLPVNPEYSSTRNQGRQKLARFNAHEFATLVIDILSDAKRRQQGNSIASPKDNVEFILKSVAVRHCSDSQDNDQPDYDSVASDEDTDHELPSSKGDRTKSLDSDVSDGPITVHEYMEVKTALSASEAKIQHLMKANNNLSDELRLMQKKASKLEKQSSMPESDYDNTFNDSEMDDSGLCRRVRLRSSGWLGDGSSIPELDDLEMESDPALPSTEDVIRKTEQITKNIQELLRAAQENKHDRPCEREGVRRLRHSLGCFSTLVPWAEKAPPPLQPLSLRSPDPTSCFIPCSERIHVAVIEMAALFPKKPRSETVRGSLRLLTSSAYRLQHECRKALPSEACPGPDMQLVTQQVIQCAYDIAKAAKQLVTITTKENTN
- the git2a gene encoding ARF GTPase-activating protein GIT2a isoform X1, translating into MSKRLRNTELCADCNVPEPRWASVNRGVLICDECCSVHRSLGRHSSQVRHVTHTPWPPTQLQMVQTLYSNGANSIWEHSLLDPASVMSGKRKANPQDKLHPNKSEFIKAKYQMLAFVHRMPCREDDSSTAKDLSKQLHSSVRTGNLETCLRLLSLGAQANFFHPEKGNTPLHVAAKAGQISQAELLTVYGADPGAPDSNGKTPIDYAREAGHHDLADRLVEIQYELTDRLAFYLCGRKPDHKNSQHFIVPQMADSSLDLSELAKAAKKKLQSLSNHLFEELAMDVYDEVDRRETDAVWLATQNHSTLVTETTVVPFLPVNPEYSSTRNQGRQKLARFNAHEFATLVIDILSDAKRRQQGNSIASPKDNVEFILKSVAVRHCSDSQDNDQPDYDSVASDEDTDHELPSSKGDRTKSLDSDVSDGPITVHEYMEVKTALSASEAKIQHLMKANNNLSDELRLMQKKLQSLQSENISLRRHVPTNIYQIPSGSDYPDPSSPSALKRRQSARASRPMSMYETGSGLKPYLPKGETPYPEEGIPTLQPFPPHTERGAFVTTSSSLPSFPSTLSWSKDESSQKASKLEKQSSMPESDYDNTFNDSEMDDSGLCRRVRLRSSGWLGDGSSIPELDDLEMESDPALPSTEDVIRKTEQITKNIQELLRAAQENKHDRPCEREGVRRLRHSLGCFSTLVPWAEKAPPPLQPLSLRSPDPTSCFIPCSERIHVAVIEMAALFPKKPRSETVRGSLRLLTSSAYRLQHECRKALPSEACPGPDMQLVTQQVIQCAYDIAKAAKQLVTITTKENTN